In one window of Aceticella autotrophica DNA:
- the ispE gene encoding 4-(cytidine 5'-diphospho)-2-C-methyl-D-erythritol kinase: protein MEKLIVKSYAKINLSLDVLGRRSDGYHLVSMVMQSVNLYDMLVFEKSDNLSINCNNRDIPLDENNLIMKAALILKDKYGGSGAEIFLNKKIPIAAGLGGGSSNAAATLYALNKLWKLNLNKKDLKEIALLLGADVPFFIEGGTKLSEGIGERLKDLKAPKMSVLIVNPAVNVSTAEVYKRYDDLNISNNNYTKKMIKAINSGNIYNIAEKLGNDLERVTINMYPIIEKMKTDMAELGAIGTLMSGSGSTVFGIFDEDKLLQNAEKEFNKRGFFAYIANTIDKGIEFI from the coding sequence ATGGAAAAATTAATTGTAAAATCATATGCAAAGATAAACCTATCACTGGATGTTCTTGGCAGGAGATCGGACGGATATCATTTAGTTAGTATGGTTATGCAGTCGGTGAATCTTTATGATATGTTAGTATTTGAGAAAAGCGATAATTTGAGCATAAATTGCAATAATAGGGATATACCTCTTGATGAGAACAATTTAATTATGAAAGCTGCACTGATTTTAAAAGACAAGTATGGGGGCAGTGGGGCTGAAATTTTCTTAAATAAGAAAATACCAATTGCGGCTGGACTTGGTGGAGGGAGTTCAAATGCTGCTGCAACATTATATGCTTTAAATAAACTCTGGAAACTTAATTTAAACAAAAAAGACCTTAAAGAAATAGCTTTATTACTTGGGGCAGATGTACCATTTTTTATAGAAGGTGGTACCAAATTATCAGAGGGTATAGGAGAAAGATTAAAGGATTTAAAGGCACCGAAAATGAGTGTTTTAATTGTTAATCCTGCTGTTAATGTATCTACGGCAGAAGTGTATAAAAGGTACGATGACCTAAATATAAGTAATAATAATTATACAAAAAAGATGATAAAAGCAATAAATAGTGGCAATATTTATAATATAGCGGAAAAACTCGGCAATGACCTTGAACGTGTAACAATCAATATGTATCCCATAATAGAAAAGATGAAAACCGACATGGCAGAGCTTGGCGCAATTGGAACTTTAATGAGTGGAAGCGGTTCTACCGTATTTGGAATTTTTGATGAAGATAAACTTTTACAGAATGCTGAAAAAGAATTTAATAAGAGAGGGTTTTTTGCATATATTGCAAATACCATAGATAAAGGGATAGAATTTATATAA
- a CDS encoding S1C family serine protease, with protein sequence MNFDNDINKDNSTENTQEISSGNNDTQPISRVEFRSNKKSVGRMVKRFRRKMFVYFVVVALVSALVGGGVVAGVMKYSGIGSQQVINRYLPLSSNDNNPSLIANIAKIVSPAVVGIDTSVAYSNGYKSALVPQGSGSGIIFNSQGYIVTNYHVINGASKITVNLTDGRKLPARLIGKDSKTDLAVLKIDATNLPVAKFGDSSKLQVGDLAVAIGNPLGESFAGTVTAGIISGLNRNLQSDYGPVKLIQTDAAINPGNSGGPLVNSKAEVIGITSVKLTSTGGSSGADPFGIFQSQGTPVEGMGFAIPINEAKPIIDQLISHGYVERPAMGIAVQSVTQQDAQQYNIPVGVYVVEVQQNGAADKAGFKAGDIITAIDGTQVKTFEELQNILYKHKVGDKVNVTLWRDGKTLNLQVQLQSSANTQ encoded by the coding sequence ATGAATTTTGACAATGATATTAATAAAGACAATTCAACAGAAAATACTCAAGAGATATCCAGTGGTAACAATGATACACAACCTATTTCAAGAGTTGAATTTAGAAGCAATAAAAAAAGTGTTGGCAGAATGGTTAAAAGATTTAGAAGAAAGATGTTTGTATATTTTGTAGTAGTAGCTTTGGTTTCAGCATTGGTTGGAGGAGGAGTAGTAGCCGGAGTTATGAAATATTCAGGGATTGGTTCGCAACAGGTAATAAACAGATATTTACCTCTTTCATCAAATGATAATAATCCCAGTCTTATTGCAAACATAGCAAAGATTGTAAGCCCTGCTGTAGTTGGTATTGATACAAGCGTAGCATATTCAAATGGATATAAGAGCGCACTCGTTCCTCAGGGTAGTGGTTCAGGAATAATATTTAATTCACAAGGATATATAGTTACAAATTATCATGTAATAAATGGGGCATCTAAAATAACAGTGAATTTAACTGATGGTAGAAAGTTACCTGCAAGGCTTATTGGCAAAGATAGTAAAACAGATTTAGCAGTTCTTAAAATTGATGCTACTAATTTACCTGTTGCTAAATTTGGTGATTCATCTAAACTTCAAGTTGGTGATTTAGCAGTTGCAATAGGAAATCCACTTGGAGAAAGTTTTGCTGGAACCGTTACTGCTGGAATAATAAGCGGATTAAACAGAAATCTTCAAAGTGATTATGGTCCGGTCAAATTAATACAGACAGATGCAGCCATAAATCCCGGAAACAGCGGTGGTCCACTTGTAAACAGCAAAGCTGAGGTAATCGGAATTACCAGTGTTAAACTTACATCAACAGGAGGGTCATCAGGAGCAGATCCCTTTGGAATATTCCAAAGTCAAGGAACACCGGTGGAAGGTATGGGGTTTGCCATACCAATAAATGAAGCAAAACCGATTATAGACCAGCTGATAAGTCATGGATATGTTGAAAGACCTGCAATGGGTATAGCGGTGCAGTCGGTAACACAGCAGGATGCACAACAATATAATATTCCGGTAGGGGTATATGTTGTTGAAGTACAGCAGAATGGTGCTGCAGATAAAGCAGGATTCAAAGCAGGTGATATAATTACAGCTATTGACGGTACTCAGGTAAAAACCTTTGAAGAATTACAGAATATCTTATATAAGCACAAGGTTGGGGATAAGGTTAATGTTACATTGTGGAGAGATGGTAAAACATTGAATTTGCAGGTTCAGTTACAAAGCAGTGCAAATACACAATAA
- the pth gene encoding aminoacyl-tRNA hydrolase translates to MFIIAGLGNPGREYEGTRHNMGFETIDILSHELNIDVSMLKFKSLMGIGSYKGEKIILLKPQTFMNLSGEAIYEIVNFYKIPLSNLIVIYDDINLDVGYIRIRQKGSAGGHNGMKSIIYLLNSEDFPRIRIGIGKPENDLTGYVLRKFDKEDEKLIKGALLKASKAVLDIIENGVEHAMNMFNSK, encoded by the coding sequence ATGTTTATAATAGCTGGGCTTGGGAATCCCGGTCGTGAATATGAAGGAACAAGGCATAACATGGGATTTGAAACGATAGATATTCTTTCACATGAATTAAATATAGATGTATCAATGCTAAAGTTTAAATCTTTGATGGGCATAGGAAGTTATAAAGGAGAAAAAATAATCCTCTTAAAACCCCAAACTTTTATGAATTTAAGCGGTGAAGCAATATATGAAATCGTGAATTTCTATAAAATTCCCCTTTCAAATCTTATTGTAATATATGATGATATAAACCTTGATGTCGGTTATATAAGAATAAGGCAGAAAGGCAGTGCAGGCGGACATAATGGCATGAAATCGATTATATATCTTTTGAATAGTGAGGATTTTCCTCGTATACGTATAGGAATAGGCAAACCAGAGAATGACCTTACAGGATATGTGCTGAGGAAATTTGATAAGGAAGATGAAAAATTAATAAAAGGAGCATTATTAAAAGCTTCAAAAGCTGTACTTGATATTATAGAAAACGGAGTTGAACATGCCATGAATATGTTTAACAGCAAATAA
- the mfd gene encoding transcription-repair coupling factor, with protein sequence MFIKTIGNLREIIDLREAIAGGKTPVLIYGLTDSQKSHITHYIMKEFKKKVLFITYNDVQARMIYEDLDSFTHGNAFLYPSRDVLFFKIEAASLDVIGRRLITIKNVLDDEPHVFVASIDALLNKMIPQELFKKYTFNYKTGDTLNIEKLAKDLVIMGYERVPLIEGKGQFSIRGGIIDIYSPMDTDAYRIELFDDIIDSIRKFDIFSQRSIQNINEMVLFPAREFILENENIKNGVTNLSRNLNSYLSKIRETNSGRLEKVHNKFDEIMERITESKSLANIPGMVNFFYPETYSLIDYFDDVIIILDENIRIKQRSYNILTEFEENFKLLLEAGEVLPEQAGLLYRYEDIIKKLDGRTYLLMNTLVKADNEIRPKIIVNFVSKTMHPFHGKIELLAEDLKYYKKNGYRVLILSSNIERALILKNTLLNYGFEIPVVEDEEYDIPEGGIAIYPGTISKGFEYVDAKFTVISDVEVFGQSRKARKAVKIKNGSRIKNFTELNVGSYIVHVNYGIGKYEGIEKITVDGITKDYLKIIYAGGDKLFIPVEQFDLIQKYIGPEDKPPKLNKLGGSEWARAKKKAKKAVEELAKDLLKLYAKRQTMKGFAFRKDTPWQKEFEDKFPYEETEDQLRCIQEIKEDMEKEKPMDRLLCGDVGYGKTEVALRAAFKAVMDGKQVAFLCPTTILAQQHYTNFIYRFKDFPIKIEMLSRFRRHKEQLNIIKSLNEGVIDIIIGTHRLLQQDIKFKDLGLLIIDEEQRFGVTHKEKIKKFKENIDVLSLSATPIPRTLHMSLIGIRDMSVLENPPEDRYPVQTYVVEFNEEMIRDAILKEIGRGGQVYFVNNRINGINKMASLINELLPYCRVGIAHGQMEEDKLEKIMVDFLNNEYDVLVCTTIIETGLDIPNVNTIIVCDADRMGLSQLYQLRGRVGRSNRLAYAYFTYRRDKILTEVAEKRLEAIKEFTEFGSGFKIAMKDLEIRGAGNLLGAEQHGHIDAVGYDMYLKLLDEAIKSLKGDLKEEKIDTVIDIKVNAYIDSSYIEDENQKLEMYKKISQIETKEDMEDIIDELIDRFNEYPKPVETLLDVAYLKVLAQQVSITDIIEKNSSVLLKFKDISSVKAGIVESLTKEYKGNLMFSGKIPPYLTYRINKKENITKELIGLLEKLKSLQMH encoded by the coding sequence TTGTTTATAAAGACCATAGGGAATTTAAGAGAAATAATCGATTTAAGAGAAGCTATAGCGGGCGGAAAAACACCGGTTTTAATTTATGGTCTGACTGATTCACAAAAATCCCATATTACACATTATATTATGAAAGAATTCAAAAAAAAGGTATTATTTATTACATATAATGATGTACAGGCAAGGATGATATATGAAGACTTAGATTCATTCACACATGGGAATGCTTTTCTCTATCCTTCACGGGATGTGTTATTTTTCAAGATAGAAGCAGCAAGTCTTGATGTGATCGGAAGAAGGCTGATTACGATAAAAAATGTTCTTGATGATGAGCCCCATGTATTTGTTGCATCAATAGATGCATTATTGAATAAGATGATACCACAGGAATTATTTAAAAAATACACATTTAATTATAAAACGGGTGATACACTAAATATCGAAAAGCTTGCGAAAGACCTTGTTATAATGGGATATGAGAGGGTTCCTTTAATAGAGGGAAAGGGTCAGTTCAGTATCAGAGGGGGTATAATCGATATATATTCACCTATGGATACTGATGCGTATAGGATAGAACTATTTGATGATATTATTGATTCAATCAGAAAATTTGATATTTTCTCGCAGCGTTCGATCCAAAATATTAACGAGATGGTCCTGTTTCCAGCAAGGGAATTTATACTGGAGAATGAAAATATTAAAAATGGTGTAACAAATTTAAGCAGGAATTTAAATTCATATTTATCAAAGATAAGGGAAACTAATAGTGGACGTTTAGAAAAGGTCCATAATAAGTTTGATGAAATCATGGAGAGGATTACTGAATCCAAAAGTCTTGCTAATATCCCTGGAATGGTAAATTTCTTTTACCCTGAAACATATTCACTTATAGATTACTTTGATGATGTTATTATAATATTAGATGAAAATATAAGGATAAAACAAAGAAGTTATAATATTTTAACCGAGTTTGAAGAAAATTTTAAATTATTGCTTGAAGCAGGAGAGGTTTTACCAGAACAGGCGGGGCTTTTGTACAGGTATGAAGATATAATTAAAAAGCTTGATGGCAGGACTTATCTGCTGATGAATACCCTTGTGAAAGCTGATAATGAAATACGACCGAAAATAATTGTTAATTTTGTATCAAAAACAATGCATCCATTTCATGGGAAGATTGAACTATTGGCAGAGGATTTAAAATATTATAAAAAAAATGGTTATAGAGTACTGATTTTATCAAGTAATATAGAAAGGGCACTTATACTTAAAAATACCCTTTTAAATTATGGTTTTGAGATACCTGTTGTCGAGGATGAGGAATATGATATCCCTGAAGGAGGTATTGCAATATATCCGGGAACTATAAGCAAAGGCTTTGAATATGTTGATGCAAAGTTTACAGTAATTAGTGATGTTGAGGTATTTGGACAATCAAGGAAAGCCAGAAAGGCAGTAAAAATTAAAAATGGCAGTAGGATAAAAAATTTCACCGAGCTTAATGTCGGTTCATATATAGTACATGTAAATTATGGTATTGGCAAATATGAAGGTATCGAGAAAATAACCGTTGATGGGATAACAAAGGATTATTTAAAGATTATTTATGCAGGTGGCGATAAACTTTTCATACCGGTAGAGCAGTTTGATTTAATACAAAAGTATATAGGACCTGAGGATAAACCTCCAAAGTTAAATAAACTTGGGGGAAGTGAATGGGCAAGGGCTAAAAAAAAGGCTAAAAAAGCAGTTGAAGAACTTGCGAAGGATTTGCTTAAACTATATGCAAAAAGGCAGACAATGAAAGGATTTGCTTTTAGAAAAGATACCCCATGGCAAAAAGAATTTGAAGATAAATTTCCTTATGAGGAAACAGAGGACCAATTAAGGTGTATTCAAGAAATAAAAGAAGACATGGAAAAAGAAAAGCCAATGGATAGGCTTTTATGCGGGGATGTAGGATATGGCAAAACGGAGGTTGCATTAAGAGCTGCATTTAAAGCGGTGATGGATGGAAAGCAGGTTGCATTTTTATGTCCAACCACTATACTTGCACAACAGCATTACACAAATTTCATCTATAGATTCAAAGATTTTCCAATAAAGATAGAAATGTTAAGCAGATTTAGGAGACATAAAGAGCAGTTAAATATAATAAAATCACTTAATGAAGGGGTTATAGATATTATAATTGGTACACACAGGCTGCTTCAACAGGATATAAAATTTAAGGACCTCGGTTTACTTATAATTGATGAAGAGCAGAGGTTTGGGGTTACACATAAAGAGAAAATCAAAAAGTTTAAAGAAAATATTGATGTTCTGTCATTATCTGCAACACCAATTCCCAGAACCCTTCATATGTCTTTGATAGGCATCAGGGATATGAGTGTACTGGAAAATCCACCTGAGGACAGATATCCTGTTCAGACTTATGTAGTAGAATTTAATGAGGAAATGATAAGAGATGCAATCTTGAAGGAAATTGGAAGAGGAGGACAGGTGTATTTTGTAAACAATAGAATAAATGGGATAAATAAAATGGCTTCATTGATAAATGAACTTTTACCTTATTGTAGGGTTGGAATTGCCCATGGACAGATGGAAGAAGATAAATTAGAAAAAATAATGGTAGACTTTTTAAATAATGAATATGATGTACTTGTATGTACAACAATTATAGAAACAGGTCTTGATATACCTAATGTGAATACAATAATTGTTTGTGATGCCGATAGGATGGGTTTATCACAGTTATATCAGCTTCGCGGAAGAGTTGGCAGATCAAATAGATTGGCATATGCTTATTTTACCTACAGAAGAGATAAGATACTTACAGAAGTTGCGGAAAAAAGGCTTGAAGCCATAAAAGAATTTACGGAGTTTGGTTCAGGGTTTAAAATAGCCATGAAGGACTTGGAAATAAGAGGTGCGGGAAATCTCTTAGGCGCTGAGCAGCATGGGCATATTGATGCAGTTGGATATGATATGTACCTTAAGCTTCTTGATGAAGCAATTAAAAGCTTAAAAGGGGATTTAAAGGAGGAGAAAATAGATACCGTTATTGACATTAAAGTTAATGCATATATAGATTCTTCATATATAGAAGACGAAAATCAGAAGTTAGAAATGTATAAAAAAATTTCGCAAATAGAAACGAAGGAAGATATGGAAGATATTATAGACGAACTTATTGATAGATTCAATGAATATCCAAAACCGGTTGAAACACTTCTTGATGTTGCATACCTTAAAGTACTTGCACAACAGGTTAGCATTACTGATATAATTGAAAAAAATTCTTCTGTTTTGTTAAAATTTAAAGATATTAGCTCTGTAAAGGCAGGTATAGTTGAATCTTTAACTAAAGAATATAAGGGCAATTTAATGTTTTCTGGTAAGATTCCTCCATATCTGACATACAGAATAAATAAAAAGGAAAACATTACAAAAGAATTGATAGGGCTTCTGGAAAAGCTTAAAAGTTTGCAGATGCATTAA
- a CDS encoding Veg family protein, which yields MADRLVLHEIKKRLDDHLGARVRLKTNGGRKKTIIREGFLEKTYPSIFIIVIDGQGTSRRVSYSYSDILTDTVELTLMGDDNKIQCI from the coding sequence TTGGCCGATAGATTAGTCTTACATGAGATAAAAAAAAGGCTTGATGATCATCTTGGCGCAAGGGTTAGGTTGAAGACCAATGGCGGAAGGAAAAAGACGATAATTCGCGAAGGATTTTTAGAAAAAACATATCCCAGTATATTTATTATAGTTATAGATGGACAGGGAACATCCCGCAGGGTCTCATACAGTTATTCAGACATTCTGACAGATACGGTAGAACTCACATTAATGGGTGATGATAATAAAATACAATGCATATAA
- the spoVT gene encoding stage V sporulation protein T: MKATGIVRRIDDLGRVVIPKEIRRTLRIREGDPLEIFTDREGEIILKKYSPISELGDFAQEYADSIYQSTKQSVCITDGDNVIAVAGIPKKDLMEKPISSELEKYIEEKRTIILGEGKEKGVIAIAEGQEFMPVSQVIAPIISRGDTIGSVIIFTKENGMTLTEIEAKIAETAATFLGKQMEE, from the coding sequence TTGAAAGCGACAGGAATTGTAAGAAGAATAGATGACCTTGGTAGAGTAGTAATACCTAAGGAAATCAGGAGAACCTTAAGAATAAGAGAGGGAGATCCATTAGAGATATTTACTGACAGAGAAGGTGAAATAATTTTAAAGAAGTACTCTCCAATAAGTGAACTGGGAGATTTTGCACAGGAATATGCAGATAGCATATATCAATCGACTAAACAATCTGTATGCATCACAGACGGAGATAATGTTATAGCTGTAGCCGGTATACCTAAGAAGGACTTAATGGAAAAACCAATAAGTTCTGAGCTTGAGAAATATATAGAGGAGAAGAGAACAATTATATTAGGTGAAGGAAAGGAAAAAGGAGTGATTGCTATAGCCGAAGGACAGGAGTTTATGCCTGTTTCTCAAGTGATAGCCCCTATTATTTCAAGAGGTGATACAATAGGCTCAGTGATAATATTTACAAAGGAAAATGGTATGACTTTGACGGAAATTGAGGCTAAAATAGCCGAAACGGCTGCAACATTTTTAGGCAAACAGATGGAAGAATAA
- the yabG gene encoding sporulation peptidase YabG: MPFKINDIVVRKSHDFDILFKVIDIIENKGEKYYLLYGLTMRIIADAPEEDLVHATLSRVNEYDEPYQRKAEYLIKKITSSKKFTRRGGMMRSNRQEPYGKPGSVLHIDGDEGYLNICVDAYKKANINVKGFALPEEEQPAKIKYLLEKYKPDILVLTGHDSIKNNRDYSDLNNYRNSRYFVEAVNIARNYEPSLDDLVIFAGACQSHYEALIAAGANYASSPNRVLIHCLDPVLVCGKVAYAHINEIVKIEDLIDHTITGSSGIGGLQTMGKFRYGVPKGQY, translated from the coding sequence ATGCCTTTTAAAATAAATGATATTGTAGTTAGGAAATCACATGACTTTGATATATTGTTCAAGGTTATTGATATCATAGAAAACAAAGGAGAAAAGTATTATCTTTTATATGGACTTACCATGAGAATAATTGCTGATGCTCCTGAGGAGGACCTTGTACATGCGACGCTTTCTCGTGTGAATGAATATGATGAGCCATATCAAAGGAAGGCAGAGTACCTTATAAAAAAAATAACATCCTCAAAGAAATTTACCCGCAGAGGTGGAATGATGCGATCAAATCGACAGGAACCATATGGAAAACCGGGGAGCGTACTTCATATTGATGGTGATGAAGGATATTTAAATATCTGTGTTGATGCATATAAAAAAGCGAATATAAATGTTAAAGGCTTTGCCCTGCCAGAAGAGGAACAACCGGCAAAAATAAAATATCTTCTTGAGAAATACAAACCTGATATTTTAGTTTTAACAGGTCACGACAGTATAAAAAATAACAGGGATTATTCAGATTTAAACAATTACAGGAATTCAAGATATTTTGTAGAAGCTGTAAATATTGCGAGAAATTATGAACCATCCCTTGATGACTTAGTAATATTTGCAGGTGCTTGTCAATCTCACTATGAAGCATTAATAGCTGCCGGCGCAAATTATGCAAGTTCTCCTAACAGAGTATTGATACATTGCCTTGACCCTGTGCTTGTATGTGGGAAAGTGGCATATGCTCATATAAATGAAATAGTAAAAATAGAAGATTTGATAGACCATACAATAACGGGCTCATCTGGTATAGGAGGTCTTCAAACAATGGGTAAATTTCGATATGGTGTTCCCAAGGGACAATATTGA
- a CDS encoding peptidylprolyl isomerase, whose protein sequence is MLKKASTIIIFLVIAVFLTSCSSGKNIVAKVNNQDITSKEFTDTFNMVKNRIKSNPQYNKDVWNKDYNGKKLIDAVKENVMDNLIMEKILLKQAQKQNITASSKEIDDEYNKEKLANKDITKEEAKNNLLINKLIDGWTKDVKISDEEIKKYYESNKSQFEVVKASHILVADEKTANEIYNKLMQGADFAQMAKQYSIDTSTKDKGGELGEFPRGTMVQEFDNAVFNLKAGEISKPVKTQFGYHIIKSEGITVKSLDDVKDYIKQNLEDSKKREIFDTKYNELKKDAKIEEFPQNIKVTVD, encoded by the coding sequence ATACTAAAAAAGGCATCAACTATAATAATTTTTTTAGTCATAGCAGTTTTTTTGACATCATGTTCATCAGGTAAAAATATTGTAGCAAAGGTTAATAATCAGGATATAACATCAAAAGAATTTACTGATACTTTTAATATGGTAAAAAATCGGATTAAAAGCAATCCGCAGTACAATAAAGATGTATGGAATAAGGATTATAATGGTAAAAAGCTGATTGATGCTGTTAAGGAAAACGTCATGGACAACCTGATAATGGAGAAGATACTTCTTAAACAGGCGCAAAAACAAAATATAACCGCATCAAGCAAAGAAATAGATGATGAGTATAATAAAGAAAAATTGGCTAATAAAGATATAACAAAAGAAGAGGCAAAAAATAATTTATTGATAAACAAGCTTATAGACGGTTGGACAAAGGACGTAAAAATTTCTGATGAAGAAATTAAAAAATATTATGAGAGCAATAAGAGCCAGTTTGAGGTTGTAAAAGCAAGCCATATCCTTGTTGCAGATGAAAAAACAGCAAATGAAATATATAACAAATTAATGCAAGGTGCAGATTTTGCGCAAATGGCAAAGCAATATTCAATAGACACCAGTACAAAGGATAAAGGCGGTGAACTTGGAGAATTTCCGAGAGGGACGATGGTACAGGAGTTTGACAATGCGGTATTCAATCTTAAAGCCGGCGAGATTTCAAAACCTGTAAAAACTCAATTCGGTTATCATATAATAAAATCCGAGGGTATTACTGTTAAATCTCTTGATGATGTAAAAGATTATATAAAACAAAATCTTGAAGATAGTAAAAAAAGAGAAATATTTGACACGAAATATAATGAGTTAAAAAAAGATGCAAAGATTGAGGAATTCCCACAAAATATAAAGGTTACCGTTGATTAA
- a CDS encoding DUF3794 and LysM peptidoglycan-binding domain-containing protein, which yields MQTDTISYDRLIGKEDSQALVENDIIVPEDEPDVLNVIAVNALTIINNIEADEGKIHIDGELRLNILYTPDKKGSLIKIDKSIDFSHFFEVEGCDSKCRALVAARVEHVDYSVINSRKINIKAILSISGSVFSKEMKDIVVNIEDIEDMEYLKKTIKYLNTIGQNDVETFLKEQIKIPDGALEIDRIIKVDTIIKSDEYRITDNRVMIQGNIHAVVLYTTKNKGEFEKLECDLNYDNFIEIPGALSYMNAKTNEAIIEKNVEVLEDDNGENRILNIELVVKTNAVVTEIEEREIPVDVYSITRNIEPEREIITTINRSVGATSQVILKEAIELKNNARKIIDIIAYPVISNYTMSDKKVLIEGVIDYNAMYLNDEGYINSSKGEFPFKTFVDVQNDEGVPFLDLKISHVSYEIIAMKEVEMKFVMDVYVDIFYEESFDVLTDIKEVEEGRYEKNKHSITIYMVQKNDNLWDIAKKYRTSKDDILNINEINDEKLIAGTKLIIPIKAQ from the coding sequence ATGCAAACAGATACCATCAGCTATGATAGGTTGATAGGGAAGGAAGATAGTCAGGCTCTTGTAGAAAATGATATTATTGTGCCGGAGGATGAACCCGATGTATTAAATGTAATAGCAGTAAATGCATTGACAATAATAAACAATATTGAGGCTGATGAGGGGAAAATTCATATTGACGGTGAATTAAGGCTTAATATATTATATACACCAGATAAAAAAGGTAGTTTAATAAAAATCGATAAATCTATAGATTTTAGTCATTTTTTTGAAGTAGAAGGGTGTGATAGTAAGTGCCGTGCACTTGTAGCTGCAAGGGTCGAGCATGTGGACTATTCGGTCATCAACAGCAGGAAAATAAACATAAAAGCTATTTTAAGCATTTCCGGCAGCGTATTTTCAAAAGAAATGAAAGACATCGTGGTTAATATAGAGGATATTGAAGATATGGAGTATTTGAAAAAAACAATTAAATATCTTAATACAATAGGTCAGAACGATGTAGAAACATTTTTAAAAGAACAGATAAAAATACCTGACGGTGCACTTGAAATAGATAGAATAATAAAAGTTGATACAATTATTAAATCTGATGAATATAGAATAACTGATAATAGGGTAATGATACAGGGGAATATACATGCGGTTGTTCTTTATACTACAAAGAATAAAGGGGAATTTGAAAAGCTGGAATGCGATTTAAATTATGATAATTTTATTGAAATTCCAGGGGCATTAAGTTATATGAATGCTAAAACAAATGAAGCAATAATAGAGAAAAATGTGGAAGTTTTAGAGGATGACAACGGTGAAAATAGGATTCTAAACATAGAACTTGTAGTAAAGACAAATGCCGTTGTAACAGAGATAGAGGAAAGAGAAATACCTGTTGATGTTTACAGCATAACGAGAAATATTGAACCTGAAAGAGAAATTATTACAACGATTAATAGAAGTGTTGGCGCTACATCACAGGTTATATTAAAAGAAGCAATAGAGTTGAAAAATAATGCCAGGAAAATAATTGATATAATTGCATATCCGGTGATATCAAACTATACTATGAGTGATAAAAAAGTTCTAATAGAGGGTGTTATTGATTATAATGCAATGTATTTAAATGATGAGGGATATATCAATTCAAGTAAAGGTGAATTTCCGTTTAAAACATTTGTAGATGTACAAAATGATGAAGGTGTACCTTTTTTAGATTTAAAAATCTCCCATGTGTCTTATGAGATAATTGCAATGAAAGAAGTAGAAATGAAATTTGTAATGGATGTATATGTTGATATTTTTTATGAAGAAAGTTTTGATGTACTAACAGATATAAAAGAGGTTGAAGAGGGACGATATGAAAAAAACAAACATAGTATTACGATATATATGGTCCAAAAGAATGATAATCTATGGGATATAGCAAAAAAATACAGGACTTCTAAGGATGATATACTAAATATCAATGAAATAAATGATGAGAAGCTGATAGCAGGAACAAAGCTTATAATTCCGATTAAAGCACAATAA